A genomic segment from Nymphalis io chromosome 15, ilAglIoxx1.1, whole genome shotgun sequence encodes:
- the LOC126774021 gene encoding derlin-2, protein MAYQTLLQEYMLVPPVTRVYTTACVITTLAVQLDLVSPFNLYFNPIVILQRYQLWRFITTFLFFGNLGFNFFFNMIFTYRYCRMLEEGSFRGRTADFVVMFIFGGVLMILCAFFVNLLFLGQAFTIMIVYIWSRRNIYVRMNFFGLMNFQAPYLPWVLLGFSVLLGNAISVDLVGMAIGHIYFFIEDVLPNQRGGQKILITPMFLKKLFDPAPEEADYVTLPDFPNVQPGGFNWQNENREVPDNNEENR, encoded by the exons ATGGCATATCAAACACTTTTACAAGAATATATGCTTGTGCCACCTGTAACAAGAGTTTACACAACTGCTTGTGTGATTACTACTTTGGCTGtg CAATTGGATCTTGTGTCGCCATTTAACCTATATTTCAATCCAATAGTTATTCTGCAGAGATACCAGTTATGGAGATTTATTACAACATTCCTATTCTTTGGAAACTTaggatttaacttttttttcaatatgatttttacaTATAGATATTGTAGGATGTTGGAGGAAGGCTCATTTAGAGGAAGGACTGCTGATTTTGTTGTTATGTTCATTTTTGGTGGTGTCCTAATGATT CTATGTGCATTCtttgttaatttgttatttttaggaCAAGCTTTTACTATCATGATTGTTTACATATGGTCAAgacgtaatatatatgtaaggaTGAACTTTTTTGGGTTAATGAATTTTCAG gcACCATACTTGCCCTGGGTTTTACTCGGTTTCTCAGTCTTATTAGGAAATGCAATATCTGTGGATTTGGTAGGAATGGCCATCGGtcacatttatttctttatagaaGATGTTCTTCCAAATCAAAGAGGTGgccagaaaatattaataacaccaATGTTTTT AAAAAAGCTGTTTGATCCAGCCCCCGAAGAGGCAGATTATGTGACATTGCCAGATTTTCCCAATGTCCAACCAGGTGGATTTAACTGGCAAAATGAGAATCGTGAAGTACCAGATAATAATGAAGAAAAtagataa
- the LOC126774010 gene encoding trafficking protein particle complex subunit 13 gives MDTKEVIDHLVALKVMRLTKPALISPKIVTCDFKDLPGNILNNFLKDDATSVVQMETLTAGQFLLLPQSFGNIYLGETFSCYVCVHNETSQPVQSVSIKADLQTSSQRIPLSTQQNQSPIMLDVDETLSDVIHHEVKDLGTHILVCEVTYMSNYNTLSSFRKFFKFEVMKPLDVKTKFYNAESDDVFVEAQVQNITSGPIILEQVSLESSHQFVVKSLNEDDNGMSVFGDVTLLQPQESCQYLYCLTPKENITKDIKLIAAAKNIGKLDIVWRSNLGEKGRLQTSQLQRMTPDYGDIRVTYENLPSKIPVDKPFNFKCKIVNASDRTLDLIIKLRSLQDSSLLWCGISNRKLGPLEPGNVTFVNLTAMPITSGLHNITGVSLVDLFLKRTYDYDDLASVYVY, from the coding sequence ATGGATACGAAAGAAGTCATTGACCACTTGGTTGCTTTAAAAGTAATGAGGCTCACTAAGCCGGCTTTGATAAGCCCAAAGATTGTCACTTGTGACTTTAAAGATTTACcgggtaatattttaaataactttttaaaagatGATGCCACATCAGTGGTTCAGATGGAAACTCTAACTGCTGGACAGTTTCTATTATTGCCTCAAAGTTTTGGCAATATTTACCTGGGTGAGACATTTTCTTGTTATGTTTGTGTTCATAATGAAACAAGTCAACCAGTTCAAAGTGTATCTATCAAGGCTGACTTGCAAACAAGTTCACAAAGAATTCCATTATCAACACAACAAAATCAGTCTCCCATAATGTTAGATGTTGATGAAACTCTTAGTGATGTGATACATCATGAAGTTAAAGATTTGGGAACCCACATTTTAGTTTGTGAAGTCACTTATATGtccaattataatacattatcttCATTCAGAAAGTTTTTCAAATTTGAAGTAATGAAACCTTTGGATGTTAAGACCAAGTTTTATAATGCTGAGTCCGATGATGTATTTGTTGAAGCACAGGTGCAAAACATTACCTCAGGCCCAATAATACTTGAACAAGTGTCTTTGGAGAGTTCTCACCAGTTTGTAGTTAAATCATTAAATGAGGATGATAATGGTATGTCAGTCTTTGGAGATGTTACATTGTTACAGCCACAAGAGAGCTGCCAGTATTTGTACTGTCTTACGccaaaagaaaatataacaaaagatattaaattaattgctgCAGCTAAGAATATTGGGAAACTAGATATTGTATGGAGATCTAATTTAGGCGAAAAAGGAAGATTGCAAACAAGCCAACTGCAACGAATGACTCCTGATTATGGAGATATACGAGTAACATATGAAAATTTACCAAGTAAAATACCAGTTGATAAACCTTTTAACTTTAAATGCAAAATAGTAAATGCTAGTGATAGAACTCTGGATTTAATTATCAAACTTCGATCACTTCAGGATTCCAGTCTACTTTGGTGTGGTATTTCAAATAGAAAATTAGGCCCTTTGGAGCCTGGAAATGTCACTTTTGTAAATTTAACTGCAATGCCTATAACTTCAggcttacataatataacaggTGTATCATTAGTTGACTTATTCCTTAAGAGGACATATGATTATGATGATTTAGCCTCTGTTTATGTGTACTGA
- the LOC126774032 gene encoding cytoplasmic phosphatidylinositol transfer protein 1-like, with product MVLTKEYRICMPMTVEEYRIGQLYMIARHSFEQSSNGEGVEVVANEQINDETNGVGQFTEKRIHLSSHLPYWIQSLIPKIFYVTEKAWNFYPFTITEYTCSFIPKFSISIQTRYEDNNGSTYNCLGLTPDELEGREVDFLDIAFDEIKPHHYKESEDPKLFKSEKSGRGPLIEGWRDDHKPIMCCYKVVHAKFEVWGLQTKVEDYVQAAIREILLLGHRQAFTWMDEWFNMTIEDVRSYEKEMQTKTNMKVKTALEEAENSQEGQDSKKSSQPPTPKTPKSPLGTPSSESKSWFSWS from the exons ATGGTCCTTACAAAAGAATATAGAATTTGCATGCCCATGACCGTGGAGgag TATCGTATCGGCCAATTGTATATGATAGCCAGACACAGCTTTGAACAATCCAGCAACGGTGAAGGCGTTGAGGTAGTAGcaaatgaacaaataaatgATGAGACAAATGGAGTTGGTCAATTTACTGAGAAAAGGATACATTTGTCTAG tcacTTACCCTATTGGATCCAAAGTCTGATACCAAAGATTTTTTATGTCACTGAAAAAGCATGGAATTTTTATCCATTTACAATTACTG AATATACA TGTTCTTTTATTCCAAAATTCTCAATATCGATTCAAACAAGATATGAAGACAACAATGGCTCTACCTACAAT TGTCTGGGCTTAACGCCTGATGAATTAGAAGGTAGGGAAGTTGATTTCTTGGACATAGCTTTTGATGAGATAAAACCACATCACTATAAAGAATCAGAGGACCCTAAACTGTTTAAATCTGAAAAATCCGGACGAGGTCCTCTCATTGAAGGATGGCGTGATGACCATAAACCAATCATGTGCTGTTACAAAGTAGTCCATGCCAAGTTTGAAGTCTGGGGATTGCAGACCAAAGTGGAAGACTATGTTCAAGCA gctATTAGAGAAATCCTTCTACTTGGACACCGCCAAGCTTTCACATGGATGGATGAATGGTTCAACATGACTATAGAAGATGTCCGGAGTTATGAAAAGGAAATGCAAACGAAAACCAACATGAAG GTCAAAACAGCGTTAGAAGAAGCAGAAAACAGCCAAGAGGGGCAAGACAGTAAGAAGTCATCACAGCCCCCAACTCCAAAGACACCTAAAAGTCCACTGGGGACACCCTCATCGGAGTCCAAGTCCTGGTTTTCGTGGTCATAA
- the LOC126774022 gene encoding enteropeptidase-like, with the protein MECGRVKRVIGGEEVACGTQNRVASLQNASNSHHLCGATLISPHIAVTAAHCVEHEPENYCLSLKNYCTNDNIVTPSARVLEIITHPLYDRFSGAHDIAVLRLLLELNDITWLNDTVLPISSFGISGECTIYGYGYKDINREELSNMLLAARLNLVSLDECTKSLGQYVAPKYDSGMICAVGEEVDACQGDSGGPLMCAGKFEGICVYGLSCGVPGIPGVYVSIGAHIQWLRSVIEDIRS; encoded by the exons atggaGTGTGGTAGAGTAAAGAGAGTTATCGGAGGAGAGGAGGTGGCTTGCG GTACTCAAAATCGAGTCGCATCTTTACAAAATGCAAGTAATTCTCATCATTTATGTGGCGCCACCTTAATTTCCCCACATATCGCTGTGACGGCAGCGCATTGCGTCGAACATGAACCGGAGAATTATTGTCTTTCCCTCAAGAACTATTGTACAAATGATAACATTGTTACACCTAGTGCTCGAGTTCTGGAAATTATAACGCATCCTCTATACGATCG ATTTTCTGGAGCGCATGACATTGCTGTGTTGCGGTTACTACTTGAACTGAATGACATAACATGGCTTAATGATACAGTGCTACCCATATCCTCGTTTGGAATATCAG gtGAATGTACAATCTACGGCTATGgatataaagatataaacaGAGAAGAACTTTCAAATATGTTACTAGCAGCCAGACTTAATCTAGTATCTCTGGACGAGTGTACTAAATCATTAGGACAATACGTAGCTCCAAAATACGATAGCGGAATGATATGCGCCGTGGGCGAAGAAGTAGACGCGTGCCAG GGAGATTCTGGTGGGCCACTGATGTGTGCGGGTAAGTTTGAAGGTATATGTGTGTACGGGCTCAGTTGTGGAGTACCCGGGATTCCCGGAGTATACGTCAGTATCGGCGCTCATATACAATGGCTGAGAAGTGTTATAGAGGACATACGATCATAA
- the LOC126774023 gene encoding calcium-binding protein E63-1 isoform X1 — MDRPSGTPPQSPSAAHSGFGAFCNAITETLSGMATTSRSRRKQEDEKKNKKKQSPVDDRPSVPAPSEALLNNLRTAFGLLDRDSDGHVTPAELQFMLRNLGIEVSDDLIADLIKDASKTGNGLIDENEFMQWVTKIQALQGLDVTTTGGDSEEEITRDLLAAFKVFDRDDNGYITRDELRSALEMIGEPVTDAQLNQVLALGDIDHDGRIDYEEFVKMLL, encoded by the exons ATGGACCGCCCGAGCGGAACACCGCCACAGAGTCCTTCCGCCGCGCATTCCGGATTTGGCGCCTTCTGCAATGCTATTACTGAAACGCTCTCG GGTATGGCAACCACTTCGAGGAGTAGAAGAAAG CAAGAagatgagaaaaaaaataaaaagaagcaGTCTCCCGTGGACGATCGACCCTCCGTACCAGCGCCAAGCGAGGCATTGCTCAATA atCTCCGAACAGCATTCGGTCTGTTGGATAGGGATAGCGACGGTCACGTAACGCCGGCGGAGCTGCAGTTTATGCTGCGCAACCTAGGCATCGAGGTCAGTGACGACCTCATAGCCGATCTTATTAAGGATGCCAGTAAAACTG GAAATGGTTTAATAGATGAGAACGAGTTCATGCAGTGGGTGACAAAGATTCAGGCACTGCAAGGGCTAGATGTTACAACGACAGGAGGGGATTCGGAAGAAGAAATAACGAGAGATTTGCTGGCAGCATTCAA AGTGTTCGACCGCGATGACAACGGATACATAACGCGGGACGAGCTGCGCTCAGCGCTGGAGATGATAGGAGAGCCTGTGACGGACGCACAACTCAACCAAGTGCTGGCGCTCGGAGACATCGACCACGATGGTCGCATCGATTATGAAG agtTTGTCAAGATGCTGTTGTAA
- the LOC126774023 gene encoding calcium-binding protein E63-1 isoform X2, which yields MATTSRSRRKQEDEKKNKKKQSPVDDRPSVPAPSEALLNNLRTAFGLLDRDSDGHVTPAELQFMLRNLGIEVSDDLIADLIKDASKTGNGLIDENEFMQWVTKIQALQGLDVTTTGGDSEEEITRDLLAAFKVFDRDDNGYITRDELRSALEMIGEPVTDAQLNQVLALGDIDHDGRIDYEEFVKMLL from the exons ATGGCAACCACTTCGAGGAGTAGAAGAAAG CAAGAagatgagaaaaaaaataaaaagaagcaGTCTCCCGTGGACGATCGACCCTCCGTACCAGCGCCAAGCGAGGCATTGCTCAATA atCTCCGAACAGCATTCGGTCTGTTGGATAGGGATAGCGACGGTCACGTAACGCCGGCGGAGCTGCAGTTTATGCTGCGCAACCTAGGCATCGAGGTCAGTGACGACCTCATAGCCGATCTTATTAAGGATGCCAGTAAAACTG GAAATGGTTTAATAGATGAGAACGAGTTCATGCAGTGGGTGACAAAGATTCAGGCACTGCAAGGGCTAGATGTTACAACGACAGGAGGGGATTCGGAAGAAGAAATAACGAGAGATTTGCTGGCAGCATTCAA AGTGTTCGACCGCGATGACAACGGATACATAACGCGGGACGAGCTGCGCTCAGCGCTGGAGATGATAGGAGAGCCTGTGACGGACGCACAACTCAACCAAGTGCTGGCGCTCGGAGACATCGACCACGATGGTCGCATCGATTATGAAG agtTTGTCAAGATGCTGTTGTAA
- the LOC126774023 gene encoding calcium-binding protein E63-1 isoform X3, whose protein sequence is MTFQKNNDFYLRTAFGLLDRDSDGHVTPAELQFMLRNLGIEVSDDLIADLIKDASKTGNGLIDENEFMQWVTKIQALQGLDVTTTGGDSEEEITRDLLAAFKVFDRDDNGYITRDELRSALEMIGEPVTDAQLNQVLALGDIDHDGRIDYEEFVKMLL, encoded by the exons ATGACTTTtcaaaaaaacaatgatttct atCTCCGAACAGCATTCGGTCTGTTGGATAGGGATAGCGACGGTCACGTAACGCCGGCGGAGCTGCAGTTTATGCTGCGCAACCTAGGCATCGAGGTCAGTGACGACCTCATAGCCGATCTTATTAAGGATGCCAGTAAAACTG GAAATGGTTTAATAGATGAGAACGAGTTCATGCAGTGGGTGACAAAGATTCAGGCACTGCAAGGGCTAGATGTTACAACGACAGGAGGGGATTCGGAAGAAGAAATAACGAGAGATTTGCTGGCAGCATTCAA AGTGTTCGACCGCGATGACAACGGATACATAACGCGGGACGAGCTGCGCTCAGCGCTGGAGATGATAGGAGAGCCTGTGACGGACGCACAACTCAACCAAGTGCTGGCGCTCGGAGACATCGACCACGATGGTCGCATCGATTATGAAG agtTTGTCAAGATGCTGTTGTAA